A window of the Hordeum vulgare subsp. vulgare chromosome 5H, MorexV3_pseudomolecules_assembly, whole genome shotgun sequence genome harbors these coding sequences:
- the LOC123451917 gene encoding pre-mRNA-splicing factor SYF1-like — MAIAMEIVISAEDVAFEEDVLREPFKLSSWVRYLLARRAATPGKRAVIYERALRALPGSYKLWHAYLTELTDGAHALPVTDRAHANLNATFERALAAGMSRMPRVWHMYASSLLHQRELTNARRALNRALRSLPVTQHHHVWPLLLRLASLPGCPAPTTHRVLRRHLQFDPDQAEDFIAFLVSDGRWKDAAEHLVEVINDDGFVSAKGKSKRQLLLDLCGLLAQHPEEVAGLPLPVDSILVGSIHKFPDEAGVLWTSLASHYARMSMHDKARDVFEEGITTATTVKDFRMVFEACVHFEHALIAVQLDERVQEESPLDVVQDCWLVDRDNADMTMARLERLLERRPELLNSVLLRQNPHDVQAWHERAKIFDKDPARQAATYVQAVKTVDPTKATGKPHTLWLALAKMYANDGLVDSARLVFQRATRVNFKAVDHLATIYCQWAQMEVMQQQPERAIDLIRQATSQPSVDASSRAAAAVGNEPLQMKLHRSQKLWCMYLDLMKTHASFESICAVYDRMHDVGIITPLLVLNHASLLEEHKRFEDAFRVYERGVNSFKSPHSDAIWEAYLTKFVHRNGNSRPERVRDMFASALLQAPPKKKKALYLEYAKYEEVFGLVTRAMKIYEDAASAVPACDRLDVYEVYILRATQFCGLVKVRNIYSQAIHSDLLDKDARAMCIKFADLEIGLGEVARARALYAYVSSFTDPKAHPGFWKRWNDFEVSHGDETTFREMLRMKRTMTAAASAIEMDAIRAAPKRSLCPCARQQLDHEGIDEQRKRRCLA, encoded by the coding sequence atggcgaTTGCCATGGAGATCGTGATTTCTGCGGAGGACGTTGCGTTCGAGGAAGACGTCCTGCGAGAGCCGTTCAAGCTGTCGAGCTGGGTGCGTTACCTGTTGGCGCGCCGTGCGGCGACGCCGGGCAAGCGCGCAGTCATCTACGAGCGGGCGCTGCGGGCCCTCCCGGGCTCTTACAAGCTCTGGCACGCATACCTCACGGAGCTCACCGACGGCGCGCACGCTCTGCCCGTTACCGACCGTGCCCACGCCAACCTCAACGCCACCTTCGAGCGCGCGCTCGCTGCAGGCATGTCTCGGATGCCGCGCGTCTGGCATATGtacgcctcctccctcctccaccagcGCGAGCTCACTAATGCTCGCCGCGCCCTCAACCGCGCGTTGCGCTCACTTCCTGTCACACAGCACCACCACGTGTGGccgctcctcctccgcctcgcctccctccccggcTGCCCCGCTCCGACCACCCACCGCGtcctccgccgccacctccagTTCGACCCTGACCAAGCCGAGGATTTTATCGCCTTCCTCGTCTCCGACGGCAGATGGAAGGACGCTGCTGAACACCTCGTTGAGGTCATCAACGACGACGGTTTCGTCTCGGCCAAGGGCAAGAGCAAGCGCCAGCTCCTCCTGGACCTGTGTGGCCTGCTCGCCCAGCACCCGGAGGAGGTGGCCGGGCTGCCACTGCCAGTCGACTCCATCCTCGTTGGCAGCATCCACAAGTTCCCCGATGAGGCCGGCGTCCTGTGGACAAGTCTGGCTAGTCACTACGCGCGAATGAGCATGCACGACAAGGCGAGGGACGTGTTCGAGGAAGGCATAACAACCGCGACCACCGTCAAAGACTTTCGAATGGTGTTTGAGGCATGCGTGCATTTCGAACACGCTTTGATTGCCGTACAGCTTGACGAACGCGTCCAAGAGGAGAGCCCCCTTGACGTTGTCCAGGACTGCTGGTTGGTTGACCGAGACAATGCAGACATGACGATGGCGAGGCTTGAGCGGCTGCTCGAACGCCGGCCAGAGCTGCTCAACAGCGTGCTGCTGAGGCAGAACCCGCACGACGTTCAGGCGTGGCACGAGAGGGCCAAGATCTTCGACAAGGATCCTGCGAGGCAAGCAGCCACCTACGTCCAGGCTGTCAAGACCGTTGACCCCACAAAGGCGACCGGGAAGCCGCACACGCTCTGGCTGGCGTTGGCCAAGATGTACGCTAACGATGGCCTCGTTGACAGCGCTCGCCTGGTCTTCCAAAGGGCCACTCGGGTGAATTTCAAGGCGGTGGACCACCTCGCCACGATTTATTGCCAATGGGCTCagatggaggtgatgcaacagcaACCCGAGAGGGCCATTGACCTCATCCGTCAAGCGACGTCGCAGCCATCGGTCGATGCCAGTAGTCGTGCTGCCGCTGCTGTGGGCAACGAGCCTCTTCAGATGAAACTGCACCGCTCTCAGAAGCTTTGGTGCATGTACTTGGACCTGATGAAAACACATGCATCATTTGAATCCATCTGCGCTGTCTACGACAGGATGCATGATGTAGGCATCATCACACCTCTGCTGGTGCTGAACCACGCATCCCTTCTCGAAGAGCACAAGCGATTCGAAGACGCGTTCCGGGTTTACGAGAGAGGCGTCAACTCCTTCAAAAGCCCGCACAGCGACGCCATTTGGGAAGCCTATTTGACAAAGTTTGTTCACAGGAATGGAAATAGCAGGCCAGAGAGAGTGCGTGACATGTTCGCGAGTGCGCTTCTGCAGGCTCCGCCGAAGAAAAAGAAGGCCCTATACCTTGAATATGCAAAGTATGAGGAGGTTTTTGGACTTGTGACACGTGCTATGAAGATATATGAGGATGCCGCCAGTGCTGTCCCTGCCTGCGACAGGCTTGATGTCTACGAGGTGTACATTTTACGGGCTACTCAATTCTGTGGGCTTGTCAAGGTTAGGAACATATATAGTCAGGCAATCCATAGCGACCTACTGGACAAGGACGCTAGAGCAATGTGCATAAAGTTTGCCGACCTTGAGATAGGTCTCGGAGAAGTCGCCCGTGCTCGGGCGCTCTATGCCTATGTCTCCAGCTTTACTGACCCTAAGGCTCATCCCGGCTTTTGGAAACGATGGAACGACTTCGAGGTTTCTCACGGCGACGAGACTACATTTAGGGAGATGCTCCGCATGAAGAGAACCATGACAGCGGCTGCAAGCGCTATAGAGATGGACGCTATTCGGGCCGCACCCAAGAGGTCGTTGTGTCCGTGCGCACGCCAACAACTAGACCATGAGGGCATCGACGAACAACGCAAGAGGAGATGCCTAGCGTAG